A genomic region of Alligator mississippiensis isolate rAllMis1 chromosome 4, rAllMis1, whole genome shotgun sequence contains the following coding sequences:
- the LOC132249837 gene encoding olfactory receptor 2D3-like: MYFFLGHLAFLDMCYSSITLPKILVNLRHQWDTISYRECLAQIFFLMTCAETECALLTVMAFDRYAAICKPLHYTRIMSKKVCVPLATVSWLWGILNSAIHNFLTTNVSFCGANQIHHIFCDIPPLLKIACSDTYINEMALHAATVFVGLIPFLLVLISYAYILLAILRIRSNMGRHKAFSTCAAHLVVVIIYFGTAILNYNKPSAGYSVEVDTLVSTLYCILTPMLNPLIYSLRNQDVKGALRRALGHHKKDNSSFGRIEAETQPRAPDRIVAIRSNRIRSRIGLLPARTGVAATGPMDGANQTQVTEFVFLGFSRVLQSQAFLFLAFLAIYLITLLGNCLILTLIVLDPQLHSPMYFFLGHLAFLDMSYSSVTVPKILVNFVRQRETISYRECMAQMFFLMTCAGTECALLTVMAFDRYAAICKPLHYTCIMSKKVCVPLASACWLWGILNSTMHTSLATDVSFCGANQIHHIFCDVPPLLKIACSDTYINEMALHAASIFVSLSPFLLVLISYVYILAAILRIRSKMGRRKAFSTCTSHLIVVIIYFGMAILNYNRPSTGYSLEVDTLISTLYCIITPMLNPLIYSLRNQDVRGTLKKVLGHKRRDCVSTHGESGPG, encoded by the exons atgtacttcttcctcggCCACCTcgccttcctggacatgtgctacTCCTCCATCACGCTGCCCAAGATCCTCGTCAACCTCCGGCACCAGTGGGACACCATCTCCTACCGGGAGTGCTTGGCACAGATTTTCTTCCTCATGACCTGCGCAGAAACAGAGTGTGCACTGCTCACCGTCATGGCCTTTGACCGGTACGCGGCCATCTGCAAACCCCTGCACTACACCCGCATCATGAGTAAGAAGGTGTGTGTCCCACTGGCCACAgtgtcctggctctggggcatccTGAACTCAGCCATCCACAATTTCCTGACCACCAACGTCTCCTTCTGTGGAGCCAACCAGATCCACCACATCTTCTGCGACATCCCTCCTCTGCTGAAGATCGCCTGCAGCGACACCTACATCAACGAGATGGCTCTTCATGCTGCCACTGTCTTCGTGGGATTGATCCCATTTCTGCTTGTTCTCATCTCATACGCCTACATCCTGCTAGCCATCCTCCGCATCCGCTCCAACATGGGCAGGCACAAAGCCTTCTCCACGTGTGCTGCACACCTGGTCGTGGTCATCATCTACTTTGGGACGGCCATCCTGAACTACAACAAGCCCAGCGCTGGCTACTCTGTGGAGGTGGACACGCTGGTCTCCACGCTCTACTGCATCCTCACCCCCATGCTCAACCCCCTCATCTACAGCCTCCGCAACCAGGACGTGAAGGGCGCCCTGAGGAGGGCCCTGGGGCACCACAAGAAGGACAAT AGCAGCTTCGGccggatcgaggcagaaacccagcccagagctccggatcggatcgtGGCCATCCGAAGCAAccggatccgaagccggatcggaTTGCTGCCTGCTCGCACAGGC gtagctgccactggccccatggACGGGGCGAACCAGACGCAAGTGACAGAGTTTGTCTTCCTGGGCTTCTCCCGCgtcctgcagagccaggccttcctcttcctggctTTCCTCGCCATCTACCTCATCACCCTGCTGGGGAACTGCCTGATCCTCACCCTCATCGTGCTGgatccccagctgcacagccccatgtacttcttccttgGCCACCTCGCCTTCCTGGACATGAGCTACTCCTCTGTCACCGTGCCCAAGATCCTCGTTAACTTTGTACGCCAGCGAGAGACCATCTCCTACCGGGAGTGCATGGCACAGATGTTCTTCCTCATGACCTGCGCAGGAACAGAGTGTGCGCTGCTCACCGTCATGGCCTTTGACCGGTACGCGGCCATCTGCAAACCCCTGCACTACACTTGCATCATGAGCAAGAAGGTGTGTGTCCCACTGGCCTcggcctgctggctctggggcatccTGAACTCAACTATGCACACCTCCCTGGCCACGGACGTCTCCTTCTGTGGAGCCAACCAGATCCACCACATCTTCTGCGACGTCCCTCCTCTGCTGAAGATCGCCTGCAGTGACACCTACATCAACGAGATGGCTCTTCATGCTGCCAGCATCTTTGTAAGCCTGAGCCCATTTCTGCTCGTCCTCATCTCGTACGTCTACATCCTAGCGGCCATCCTCCGCATCCGCTCCAAAATGGGCAGGcgcaaagccttctccacctgcacctcccacctgATCGTGGTCATCATCTACTTTGGGATGGCCATCCTGAACTACAACCGGCCCAGCACCGGCTATTCCCTGGAAGTGGACACGCTGATCTCCACGCTCTACTGCATCATCACCCCCATGCTGAACCCTCTCATCTACAGCCTCCGCAACCAGGACGTGAGGGGGACCTTGAAGAAGGTGCTTGGGCACAAGAGGAGGGACTGTGTTTCCACACATGGGGAATCAGGGCCAGGTTAG